The Brassica oleracea var. oleracea cultivar TO1000 chromosome C6, BOL, whole genome shotgun sequence genome includes a region encoding these proteins:
- the LOC106301023 gene encoding nuclear pore complex protein NUP50A-like, whose translation MGDSENAHQPSKKRGALKQLSRENPDDDDDIGSAELESGTFKKASDEVLATRRIVKIKRKEPSSAAPPAAASNPFAGIQLLPTAPASTGFGTNAPLAESKVAPAEAVVDDNQKAVDAEDGDEVDSKKKVDVTDEVSVKSKVKDVDDNECGKTSDAGVDQAVSGVSNAVEGAAQTEDPLEKESGGDQTDIKEKEGEGSVEAAKNGDDDNNNGSLSSFQQHSSSKNAFTGLAGTQSSGSSFSFGVVSQDGSSGPLFGFGLSNSNNTSSLFGASGSSIIKKSEGTGFPPKQEVSTETGEENEKVAFSADSIMFEYLDGGWRERGKGEVKVNVSSNGGKARLVMRAKGNYRLILNASLYPEMKLASMDKKGITFACVNSEGREGLSTFALKFKDPTIVDEFRVAVDKHKESKPVETAPPLKTPENSPTATDAA comes from the coding sequence ATGGGAGACTCAGAAAATGCTCACCAACCTTCCAAAAAGAGAGGTGCTTTGAAACAGCTGTCTCGCGAGAATCCGGATGATGATGATGATATTGGTTCAGCTGAACTTGAGAGTGGCACTTTCAAGAAGGCCAGTGATGAGGTGTTGGCGACCAGAAGAATTGTCAAAATCAAGCGCAAAGAGCCATCATCAGCTGCACCACCAGCCGCAGCATCCAACCCATTCGCCGGAATTCAATTGCTCCCTACTGCACCTGCTTCAACCGGTTTTGGAACAAATGCTCCTCTGGCTGAGTCTAAAGTGGCTCCTGCTGAAGCTGTAGTTGACGACAACCAAAAGGCAGTTGATGCTGAAGACGGCGATGAAGTTGACAGTAAGAAGAAGGTTGATGTCACAGATGAAGTCTCTGTAAAGTCTAAAGTAAAGGATGTTGATGATAATGAGTGTGGAAAGACATCTGATGCTGGTGTAGACCAGGCGGTCTCGGGTGTTAGCAACGCTGTGGAAGGAGCAGCACAAACTGAGGATCCTCTTGAGAAGGAATCAGGAGGTGATCAGACTGATATAAAAGAAAAAGAAGGCGAAGGAAGCGTTGAAGCAGCTAAGAACGGTGATGATGATAATAATAACGGCTCTTTGAGTTCGTTCCAGCAGCATTCGAGTAGCAAAAACGCATTCACCGGACTTGCCGGCACACAGTCCTCTGGTTCTTCCTTCTCATTTGGTGTGGTGTCTCAGGATGGTAGTTCTGGACCTCTCTTCGGCTTTGGCCTCTCAAACAGCAACAACACTTCTTCCCTCTTCGGTGCATCTGGATCTTCCATTATCAAGAAGAGCGAAGGCACTGGGTTTCCTCCAAAGCAAGAGGTTTCCACAGAAACAGGGGAAGAGAACGAGAAAGTCGCCTTCTCAGCTGACTCGATCATGTTTGAATATCTTGATGGGGGATGGAGGGAGCGTGGCAAAGGAGAAGTCAAGGTCAACGTTTCAAGCAATGGCGGTAAAGCAAGGCTGGTTATGAGAGCTAAAGGAAACTACAGGTTGATCCTTAACGCGAGTCTCTACCCGGAGATGAAACTTGCAAGCATGGACAAGAAAGGAATCACGTTCGCTTGTGTGAATAGTGAAGGCCGAGAAGGTCTCTCTACGTTTGCACTCAAGTTCAAAGATCCAACAATCGTTGATGAGTTTCGCGTAGCTGTTGACAAACATAAAGAAAGTAAACCAGTAGAAACGGCTCCTCCGCTGAAGACACCTGAGAACTCTCCAACGGCTACAGATGCTGCCTGA
- the LOC106300323 gene encoding coatomer subunit beta'-2-like has product MPLRLEIKKKFAQRSERVKCVDLHPTEPWILASLYSGTLCIWNYQTQVMAKSFEVTDLPVRSAKFISRKQWVVAGADDMYIRVYNYNTMDKVKVFEAHSDYIRCVAVHPTLPYVLSSSDDMLIKLWDWEKGWACTQIFEGHSHYVMQVTFNPKDTNTFASASLDRTIKIWNLGSPDPNFTLDAHQKGVNCVDYFTGGDKPYLITGSDDHTAKVWDYQTKSCVQSLDGHTHNVSAVCFHPELPIIITGSEDGTVRIWHATTYRLENTLNYGLERVWAIGYIKSSRRVVIGYDEGTIMVKLGREIPVASMDNTGKIIWAKHNEIQTANIKSIGAGYEVTDGERLPLAVKELGTCDLYPQSLKHNPNGRFVVVCGDGEYIIYTALAWRNRSFGSGLEFVWSSEGECAVRESSSKIKTFSKNFQEKKSIRPTFSAEKIFGGTLLAICSSDFICFYDWAECRLIQRIDVTVKNLYWADSGDLLAIASDTSFYILKYNRDLVSAHFDSGRSTEEEGVEDAFEVLHENDERVRTGLWVGDCFIYNNSSSKLNYCVGGEVTTMYHLDRPMYLLGYLASQSRVFLVDKEFNVIGYTLLLSLIEYKTLVMRGDLDKASEILPTIPKDQHNSVAHFLESRGMIEDALDIATDPDYRFELAIQLGRLEIAQEIAVEVQSESKWKQLGELAMSSGKLKLAEECMKYAMDLSGLLLLYSSLGDAEGVSKLVTLAKEQGKNNVAFLCLFMLGKLEDCLELLVESNRIPEAALMARSYLPSKVSEIVALWRKDLSKINSKAAESLADPEEYSNLFDDWQVALSVEAKAAETRGVYSAAENYPSHADRSSVTLVEAFRNLQVEEEESFENGDMDHEEVVAEENGDEEEKNDEEKHEGVVVDGDSTDGAVLVNGSEADEEWDTNNEGNPSA; this is encoded by the exons ATG CCTCTCAGACTCGAGATCAAG AAAAAGTTTGCTCAAAGATCTGAGAGAGTCAAATGTGTGGATCTGCATCCTACAGAACCATG GATTTTAGCAAGTTTGTACTCTGGAACCTTGTGTATTTGGAACTACCAGACACAG GTGATGGCAAAGTCTTTCGAGGTGACCGATTTACCAG TTCGGTCAGCCAAGTTTATATCACGAAAGCAATGGGTTGTGGCAGGAGCTGATGATATGTACATCCGTGTATACAATTACAATACCATGGATAAGGTTAAAGTGTTTGAGGCTCACTCAGACTACATTAGATGCGTGGCTGTTCATCCAACCCTTCCATATGTGCTATCATCTTCTGATGATATGCTCATAAAGCTTTGGGACTGGGAAAAAGGTTGGGCTTGCACTCAGATATTCGAGGGACACTCGCACTATGTGATGCAAGTCACATTTAATCCAAAAGACACCAACACTTTTGCCAGTGCATCACTTGATCGCACCATAAAG ATCTGGAATCTTGGTTCTCCAGACCCAAATTTTACATTGGATGCCCATCAGAAAGGAGTGAACTGTGTAGACTATTTCACTGGTGGTGACAAGCCCTATTTGATTACCGGCTCTGATGATCACACAGCTAAG GTCTGGGACTATCAAACAAAAAGTTGTGTCCAGTCCCTGGACGGGCACACACACAATGTTTCTGCCGTATGTTTCCACCCAGAACTTCCAATTATAATCACAGGTTCGGAAGATGGTACCGTTCGCATTTGGCATGCAACTACGTACAG GCTAGAGAACACATTAAATTATGGCCTCGAGAGAGTTTGGGCCATTGGCTACATTAAAAGTTCACGCCG GGTTGTGATTGGATATGATGAAGGAACAATCATGGTTAAACTTGGACGAGAAATTCCTGTCGCTAGCATGGACAATACCGGAAAAATCATATGGGCTAAGCATAATGAAATTCAAACTGCGAACATCAAAAGTATTGGTGCAGGTTACGAG GTTACTGATGGAGAGAGGTTGCCCTTGGCTGTTAAAGAGCTTGGGACTTGTGATCTTTATCCACAA AGCTTGAAGCACAATCCGAATGGGAGGTTTGTCGTAGTCTGTGGAGACGGGGAGTATATAATCTACACGGCTTTGGCTTGGAGAAATAGGTCATTTGGATCTGGACTTGAATTCGTTTGGTCGTCTGAGGGGGAGTGTGCGGTTAGAGAAAGCTCATCAAAGATCAAGACGTTTAGCAAAAATTTCCAG GAGAAAAAGAGTATCCGCCCTACTTTCTCAGCTGAGAAGATCTTTGGGGGAACCTTGTTAGCTATATGTTCAAGTGACTTCATCTGCTTTTATGACTGGGCTGAATGTAGGCTGATTCAACGTATTGACGTCACTGTAAAG AATCTTTATTGGGCTGACAGTGGTGATTTATTAGCCATTGCTAGTGACACGTCATTCTACATCTTGAAATACAAC CGCGACTTAGTTTCTGCACATTTTGATAGTGGAAGATCAACTGAGGAAGAAGGTGTTGAGGATGCATTTGAGGTTCTCCATGAGAATGATGAACGTGTTAGGACAGGTCTATGGGTTGGTGACTGTTTCATTTACAACAACTCTTCTTCAAAGCTTAACTATTGTGTCGGAGGCGAG GTAACTACAATGTATCATTTAGACCGCCCAATGTATTTGTTGGGCTATCTCGCAAGTCAAAGTCGGGTGTTCCTGGTTGACAAAGAATTCAA TGTAATAGGATACACCTTACTGCTAAGCCTGATTGAGTACAAGACTCTTGTGATGCGAGGTGATCTAGACAAAGCTAGTGAAATCTTACCTACAATTCCCAAAGATCAGCATAATAG TGTTGCTCATTTCTTGGAGTCACGAGGAATGATTGAAGATGCTCTGGACATTGCAACTGACCCTGACTACAGATTTGAGTTGGCCATACAACTGGGTAGACTTGAAATTGCGCAG GAAATAGCTGTAGAAGTACAGAGCGAGTCTAAGTGGAAGCAATTAGGAGAGTTAGCCATGTCCTCTGGGAAG CTGAAATTGGCAGAGGAATGCATGAAGTATGCGATGGATTTGAGTGGTTTGTTACTGCTTTATTCTTCTCTGGGAGATGCTGAAGGCGTGTCAAAACTTGTAACACTTGCTAAAGAGCAAGGGAAGAACAATGTCGCCTTTCTTTGCCTATTCATGCTGGGTAAATTGGAAGATTGTTTGGAGTTATTAGTGGAGAG TAACCGGATACCAGAAGCTGCTCTGATGGCAAGATCATATCTTCCGAGCAAAGTGTCTGAGATAGTAGCTCTGTGGAGGAAAGATCTGAGCAAG ATTAATTCAAAAGCAGCAGAATCTTTGGCTGATCCTGAGGAGTACTCAAATCTGTTTGATGATTGGCAAGTAGCTCTTTCCGTCGAAGCAAAAGCTGCAGAGACAAG GGGAGTTTATTCAGCTGCAGAAAACTATCCTAGCCATGCTGATAGATCTTCCGTGACCCTGGTGGAAGCCTTTAGAAACTTGCAAGTTGAGGAAGAGGAATCATTTGAAAATGGAGACATGGATCATGAG GAGGTAGTAGCAGAAGAAAATGGAGATGAAGAAGAAAAGAATGATGAGGAAAAGCATGAAGGAGTAGTTGTTGATGGTGACTCAACCGATGGAGCAGTGCTTGTTAATGGAAGTGAGGCTGACGAAGAGTGGGATACGAATAATGAAGGAAACCCATCAGCTTAA